One stretch of Bacteroidota bacterium DNA includes these proteins:
- a CDS encoding peptidylprolyl isomerase — protein sequence MKYLYLLLCGALLISQLSDAQKKSSKNKKGKSAVSEQTANPKKGFVTIETSLGNITIQLNDSVAPKHSANFRKLAKDGYYDSTTFHRVIPNFMIQGGDPNSKNGERSTHGMGGPEYRIDAEIGLPHDRGVIAAARQGDQINPQKMSNGSQFYITVVPTTFLDGQYSVFGKVVEGMDVVDKIVAVPRDPRDNPLEKVMIKKMTVIE from the coding sequence ATGAAATATCTTTACCTGCTTCTGTGTGGTGCGTTGCTGATATCACAATTATCAGACGCACAAAAAAAATCTTCCAAAAATAAAAAAGGAAAATCCGCCGTGAGCGAACAAACAGCAAACCCCAAAAAAGGTTTTGTTACGATCGAGACATCGCTTGGTAACATTACCATTCAATTAAACGATTCTGTTGCGCCGAAACACTCTGCGAACTTTCGTAAATTAGCGAAAGATGGTTACTACGACAGCACAACATTCCATCGCGTGATTCCGAATTTCATGATTCAAGGGGGTGATCCGAATTCAAAGAACGGTGAACGAAGCACTCATGGTATGGGAGGTCCGGAATATCGCATCGATGCTGAGATTGGTCTACCGCACGATCGGGGTGTGATTGCCGCGGCACGACAGGGAGATCAGATCAATCCCCAGAAAATGTCAAATGGAAGCCAGTTTTATATCACTGTTGTCCCGACGACATTCTTAGATGGACAATATTCTGTCTTTGGAAAAGTTGTTGAAGGAATGGATGTTGTTGACAAGATCGTTGCTGTTCCACGCGATCCACGAGATAATCCGCTTGAAAAAGTAATGATTAAAAAAATGACAGTGATTGAATGA
- a CDS encoding lysylphosphatidylglycerol synthase transmembrane domain-containing protein, translating into MIKNTISTLFSIALTVLFLYLAFQGKNIDQLWHSLIDVHWSWFVVLFVGSALSHLLRAWRWKYLLFPIKQNISLRNAFSATMIGYLVNNVVPRLGEFVRPYALKKLEGVSRSATLGTIVLERVLDLVTFAIIVLTVMAIYAKPFTIWFPSMAEFEWLFFVGAIVMLIVFVLIFLKAEILFQFLKKFLVLLPTKFRVQVEKIFDSFLTGFQAAKHPGNFLMIAVTSFMIWILYTILLYVPFFIYDFSSNSEINFGAAAVLQVASGFAFALPTPSGIGSYHAFTSFTLTQIFNVDSDSALSYAVYTHAVGFITTTVLGLYYFLIDRMHVSDVVGKGEPEEKIS; encoded by the coding sequence TTGATAAAAAATACCATCAGTACACTATTCAGCATTGCTCTTACAGTGCTGTTTTTGTATCTCGCATTTCAAGGGAAAAATATTGATCAATTATGGCATTCATTAATTGATGTCCATTGGAGTTGGTTCGTAGTATTGTTTGTTGGAAGTGCGTTGAGTCATTTGTTGCGTGCATGGCGCTGGAAATACTTGTTGTTTCCGATTAAACAAAATATCTCTCTCCGAAATGCATTTTCTGCAACGATGATCGGCTATCTGGTCAACAATGTTGTTCCACGGCTTGGGGAGTTCGTCCGCCCGTATGCTTTGAAGAAATTGGAAGGAGTTTCCAGGAGTGCAACATTGGGGACAATTGTCCTTGAGCGGGTATTGGATCTTGTAACATTTGCCATTATTGTATTGACCGTAATGGCAATTTACGCAAAACCGTTTACCATTTGGTTTCCCAGTATGGCAGAGTTTGAATGGCTGTTTTTCGTAGGTGCAATTGTGATGCTGATTGTTTTTGTGCTCATTTTTTTGAAAGCCGAAATATTATTCCAGTTCCTGAAAAAATTTCTCGTTCTTCTGCCGACAAAATTTCGAGTGCAAGTAGAAAAGATATTTGATTCGTTCTTAACAGGTTTTCAAGCGGCTAAACATCCCGGTAATTTTTTAATGATTGCTGTGACGAGTTTCATGATCTGGATTCTCTATACCATATTATTGTACGTCCCTTTTTTTATTTATGATTTTTCCAGCAACAGCGAGATAAATTTTGGCGCAGCTGCTGTTTTGCAGGTGGCTTCGGGGTTTGCTTTTGCCTTGCCGACCCCGAGCGGGATCGGAAGTTATCACGCATTTACATCTTTTACGCTTACCCAGATTTTTAATGTCGATTCTGATAGTGCGCTAAGTTATGCTGTGTATACCCACGCCGTTGGATTTATCACAACAACGGTATTGGGATTGTATTATTTTTTAATCGACAGGATGCACGTGAGTGATGTGGTCGGCAAAGGGGAGCCGGAAGAAAAAATATCGTGA
- a CDS encoding outer membrane lipoprotein carrier protein LolA has product MKFLSFILLLLSIVSAQDLSPTEVLKKIQSRYSGMNDASASFTQTVNLRFKKNGQQNVGTVKIKKGNKYRLETNQQTIVTDGKTVWMYTPATKQVLKDTFKQNRQPFSPDKFLLGLPKEFSATHVEKDSQYVVLSLQPTKTGSTTSLILALKVWVNPETWIFEKIEITDKNSTTTTISLSSIVFNKGIAEKDFQFEISGDMNIVDLTKLQ; this is encoded by the coding sequence ATGAAATTCCTTTCGTTCATATTGTTGTTATTATCGATTGTTTCTGCCCAAGATCTTTCTCCCACAGAGGTGTTGAAAAAAATTCAATCTCGTTACTCCGGTATGAACGATGCGTCAGCTTCTTTTACTCAAACGGTAAATTTGCGGTTCAAGAAAAACGGACAGCAGAATGTGGGCACAGTCAAGATCAAAAAAGGGAATAAATATCGTCTTGAAACCAATCAACAAACGATTGTAACAGACGGTAAAACCGTATGGATGTATACTCCGGCGACCAAGCAAGTTCTTAAAGATACATTTAAACAAAATCGCCAGCCATTCTCTCCAGACAAATTTTTGCTTGGGTTACCGAAGGAATTTTCGGCTACACATGTTGAAAAGGATTCGCAATATGTTGTGCTGAGTCTTCAGCCAACCAAAACGGGATCGACAACATCCTTAATTTTGGCTTTGAAAGTTTGGGTTAATCCAGAAACTTGGATTTTTGAAAAAATAGAGATCACCGATAAAAATAGTACCACAACGACAATTTCACTTTCATCCATCGTGTTCAATAAAGGTATCGCCGAAAAAGATTTCCAATTTGAGATCTCGGGTGATATGAATATTGTGGACCTAACAAAGCTTCAATAA
- a CDS encoding DNA translocase FtsK 4TM domain-containing protein, translating to MEDFPLPQQEIPQQPARKKKSDNGAKKTSQQRKQVLSFLVIVFGIMALLSMVSYSSADEANGDVRFSDLYKVFTNDPLIQQKSELTTNWLGLFGAILSNFLINSTVGLFAFIVPTLLLMWGWTMLRNGDIRRLVYFTNYAIVLSLLGAAFFGLLRKTGLADVISSEWHGSYGAFFSTILQQSVGLTGGIIITLSLTIVTLTLAIDLDLHKTSERIKSFVVTLGEIFGAKMEEWKEQQEVRAMQREEEKKKTAAEIKVKRPDSELQIQEQRPESKIIQPKKEIVKRAPIDVKKLGEEISSSIDDSDIPLEINEGVTEKEADLEEREVDDEEIDYVFPSVELLDPKKYEEKISDEELKSNAAQLQAKLADFDVEIANVSVTPGPVVTLYELVPATGVKVSKITSLSNDLALAMQARGIRIEAPIPGKGTVGVEIPNNKPQIVTIRSILNSEKFRDSKSALPLAMGKTITGEIFIDDLAKMPHVLIAGATGMGKSVGINTIIASLLYRLHPSELKFILVDPKKIELNLYENLKNHYLAVSPDIDERIITQPQNAVLALKSCVIEMERRYDLLASAGVRHVTDYNARFKDGRLKGKDTEIIKHRFLPYIVVIVDELADLMMTTAKEVEESIARIAQLARAVGIHLVLATQRPSVDVITGVIKANFPSRIAYAVSSKIDSRTILDGSGAEQLIGRGDMLYLSSSSPKAIRIQNAYISTEEVEGIVEHIGKQQGYSKMYELPSALEKKKGGNGGNGGERDELFEEAARIIVRHQQGSVSLLQRRLSVGYSRAARLVDQLEEAGIVGQFDGSKAREVMIEDESQLEIILKSL from the coding sequence ATGGAAGATTTTCCATTGCCACAACAAGAAATTCCACAGCAACCCGCACGCAAGAAAAAATCTGATAACGGAGCGAAGAAAACATCGCAGCAGCGAAAACAAGTTCTTTCGTTTCTCGTTATCGTCTTCGGGATCATGGCATTATTGTCGATGGTCTCTTATTCTTCAGCCGATGAAGCAAACGGTGATGTTCGTTTTTCCGATCTGTACAAAGTATTTACCAACGATCCTCTGATCCAACAAAAATCTGAATTGACCACCAATTGGCTCGGCCTATTCGGTGCAATTCTCTCTAATTTCCTTATTAACTCAACAGTTGGACTCTTTGCATTCATCGTTCCGACCTTGCTGCTAATGTGGGGATGGACAATGTTGCGAAATGGAGATATTCGCCGACTCGTGTATTTTACCAATTACGCCATTGTTTTGTCGCTGCTAGGAGCAGCATTCTTCGGTCTATTGCGGAAAACGGGATTAGCAGATGTGATTTCATCAGAATGGCATGGAAGTTACGGTGCATTTTTTTCCACGATACTTCAACAGTCTGTTGGACTGACCGGTGGAATCATAATTACATTATCGCTGACTATTGTTACACTGACTCTTGCAATCGATCTTGATCTTCACAAGACTTCAGAACGGATTAAAAGTTTTGTTGTGACGCTTGGTGAGATCTTCGGTGCTAAAATGGAAGAATGGAAAGAACAACAGGAAGTCCGTGCAATGCAGCGTGAAGAAGAAAAAAAGAAAACGGCTGCGGAGATTAAAGTAAAGCGTCCCGATTCCGAACTGCAGATTCAAGAACAACGGCCTGAATCAAAAATTATTCAGCCGAAGAAAGAAATTGTTAAACGTGCTCCGATTGATGTCAAAAAATTGGGCGAAGAGATTTCGTCGTCAATTGATGATTCTGACATTCCTTTAGAAATCAACGAAGGTGTCACAGAAAAAGAAGCGGATCTTGAAGAACGCGAGGTTGACGATGAAGAGATTGACTATGTGTTTCCGTCAGTAGAACTTCTTGATCCAAAGAAATACGAAGAAAAAATAAGTGATGAAGAACTGAAGAGTAATGCAGCACAGCTTCAGGCAAAGCTGGCCGATTTTGATGTTGAAATAGCCAATGTGAGTGTGACTCCGGGACCTGTTGTAACATTGTATGAACTTGTGCCGGCTACAGGTGTAAAGGTTTCGAAGATCACATCGCTGTCCAACGATCTTGCCCTTGCCATGCAGGCGCGCGGTATTCGTATAGAAGCACCAATTCCCGGAAAAGGAACTGTCGGCGTAGAAATTCCAAATAACAAGCCTCAGATTGTTACGATTCGAAGCATCCTCAACTCTGAAAAATTTCGGGACAGCAAATCTGCTCTGCCGCTTGCCATGGGGAAAACAATCACTGGTGAAATCTTTATCGACGATCTAGCGAAGATGCCACATGTTCTTATTGCCGGCGCTACAGGCATGGGAAAAAGCGTTGGAATCAACACGATCATTGCAAGTTTATTATATCGGCTGCATCCATCTGAATTAAAATTCATTCTCGTCGATCCTAAAAAAATTGAGTTGAATCTCTATGAAAATTTAAAAAATCATTATCTTGCCGTTTCGCCCGATATCGATGAGCGGATCATCACACAACCGCAAAATGCTGTACTCGCATTGAAATCGTGCGTGATTGAGATGGAGAGACGATATGATCTGCTCGCATCGGCTGGGGTTCGACACGTGACGGATTACAACGCTCGGTTTAAAGATGGCCGTTTAAAAGGAAAAGATACTGAAATCATTAAACATCGATTTCTGCCGTACATTGTTGTTATTGTTGATGAACTTGCAGATTTGATGATGACAACAGCAAAAGAAGTAGAAGAATCCATTGCTCGTATCGCGCAGCTTGCTCGAGCAGTTGGGATCCATCTTGTCCTTGCAACACAGCGTCCATCGGTTGATGTTATCACGGGTGTGATTAAGGCGAACTTTCCCTCGCGTATTGCTTACGCTGTTTCATCTAAGATTGATTCGCGCACCATCCTTGATGGCAGCGGTGCAGAACAATTGATTGGTCGCGGAGATATGTTGTATCTCTCATCCAGCAGCCCCAAAGCGATCCGAATACAGAATGCGTATATCTCTACCGAAGAGGTTGAAGGAATTGTCGAGCATATCGGCAAACAACAAGGATATAGTAAGATGTATGAACTTCCCTCAGCGCTCGAAAAGAAAAAGGGGGGAAACGGAGGAAATGGCGGAGAACGCGATGAACTATTTGAAGAAGCGGCCCGCATAATCGTTCGGCATCAACAAGGTTCGGTTTCTTTATTGCAGCGTAGATTAAGTGTCGGATATTCACGCGCAGCACGGCTTGTCGATCAATTAGAAGAAGCCGGAATTGTAGGCCAATTTGACGGCAGTAAAGCACGCGAAGTGATGATTGAAGACGAATCACAATTGGAAATTATTCTTAAGAGTTTATAA
- a CDS encoding 2-phosphosulfolactate phosphatase produces MKIEVFFSPSQIDDLFLRDKNVVVIDVLRASTSVITALNNGAKEIIPVNTIESAVKVSGNLFGDVVLRGGERNGKIIEGFNLGNSPLEYTEEAVKGKSIIFYTSNGAPAMWKARYAKNLIIAGFVNMSAAVRRITELKDDVFILCAGKHTQFCVEDAVCAGMIIKELMDDKNTEFEFNDSGAAAYTLYKSASKNLLKMARTCDHGKFLLEIGFETDLEFCTNVDAFDVVPELSSNVIKLKKKADPSVPHVPISIDTSGGKGE; encoded by the coding sequence ATGAAAATTGAAGTGTTTTTTTCACCATCCCAGATCGACGACCTATTCTTGCGTGACAAGAATGTTGTTGTGATCGATGTCTTGCGCGCCAGTACATCGGTGATCACTGCGTTGAATAACGGAGCGAAAGAAATTATTCCAGTAAACACTATTGAATCGGCAGTAAAAGTTTCCGGTAATTTGTTTGGTGACGTTGTACTTCGAGGCGGCGAACGGAACGGGAAGATCATTGAAGGATTCAATCTTGGAAACTCTCCTTTGGAATATACCGAGGAAGCAGTAAAGGGGAAATCAATTATTTTTTACACTTCCAACGGTGCGCCCGCGATGTGGAAGGCCCGATATGCAAAGAATCTTATTATTGCAGGATTCGTGAATATGTCCGCGGCAGTTAGACGGATTACTGAATTGAAAGATGATGTATTTATTCTCTGCGCCGGAAAGCATACGCAGTTTTGCGTGGAAGATGCTGTCTGCGCAGGCATGATTATTAAAGAATTAATGGACGATAAAAATACTGAATTTGAATTCAACGATTCGGGTGCAGCAGCGTATACATTGTACAAAAGTGCAAGCAAGAATCTTTTAAAGATGGCGCGGACATGTGATCACGGAAAATTTCTTTTGGAAATTGGTTTTGAAACCGATTTGGAATTCTGTACGAATGTTGATGCGTTCGATGTTGTTCCAGAACTTTCCAGCAATGTGATTAAATTAAAAAAGAAAGCGGATCCTAGTGTTCCGCATGTCCCGATCAGTATTGATACATCCGGTGGAAAAGGAGAATAA